From Mesotoga infera, a single genomic window includes:
- a CDS encoding transcription initiation factor TFIIIB codes for MIRTDKCPNCGSLDIGKGYWSGYAALMPLGKPLSMGSKVIVRVCRECGHIFDLHAEKPEKF; via the coding sequence ATGATTCGAACAGACAAGTGCCCAAACTGTGGTTCGCTGGACATAGGGAAGGGTTACTGGTCAGGTTATGCAGCGCTAATGCCTTTGGGAAAGCCTCTTTCGATGGGCTCTAAGGTGATAGTGCGCGTCTGCAGAGAATGTGGACATATCTTCGATCTCCATGCAGAAAAACCCGAGAAGTTCTGA